Proteins encoded within one genomic window of Diorhabda sublineata isolate icDioSubl1.1 chromosome 1, icDioSubl1.1, whole genome shotgun sequence:
- the LOC130448297 gene encoding uncharacterized protein LOC130448297: MGTNLFFETISGASPQTNPFIKRGPVQYENSFTGMKTITFKTMKVPPRKVKLPQDVNKIEFNLDWDYPTLLQKISEGSIKLQDILKKGKQNEENEEEEVEESERMEVVSEPVEEEEVIEADVEQKEEEEDTVPTELLEDYQKLQDLAFRPVKRRVVLDKIENCDSVFKEEYEYKNLEKQVLQPCGLFATEPVVDINEKTLSNCVNIDRCILYGIIEKSTKKPRILTTDEKRKVLTLENFDNLSLAGRYYVLKTHVGDLEDYLSTKSDSELNTRDKYGRTPLKTLEIYKKLTEAVKNRIEEIKFGLHENIV, from the coding sequence ATGGGTACGAATTTGTTTTTCGAAACTATATCAGGCGCTTCTCCCCAAACGAACCCTTTTATAAAAAGAGGACCTGTTCAGTATGAGAATTCATTTACCGGAATGAAGACAATCACTTTTAAAACGATGAAAGTTCCACCTAGAAAAGTTAAACTACCCCAAGAcgttaataaaatagaattcaatttgGACTGGGACTATCctacattattacaaaaaatttcagaaGGTTCAATAAAACTGCAggacattttgaaaaaagggaagcaaaatgaggaaaatgaagaagaagaagtagagGAAAGTGAAAGAATGGAAGTTGTAAGTGAACcggtagaagaagaagaagttattgAAGCAGACGTggaacaaaaagaagaagaagaagatacagTTCCAACAGAACTTTTAGAAGATTATCAGAAGCTACAAGATCTTGCATTTAGGCCTGTGAAAAGACGAGTAGTGcttgataaaatagaaaattgtgaTTCAGTGTTTAAAGaagaatatgaatataaaaacttggaaaaacagGTTTTACAACCTTGTGGATTATTTGCTACTGAACCTGTTGTGGATATAAACGAAAAAACTCTTTCTAATTGTGTGAATATTGATCGATGCATTCTGTACGGAATTATCGAAAAGTCGACAAAAAAACCGAGAATATTGACCACAGATGAAAAACGAAAAGTTTtaactttggaaaatttcgataatttatcGTTAGCTGGTCGATATTACGTTTTAAAAACACACGTCGGGGATTTGGAGGACTATTTATCAACTAAAAGTGACAGTGAATTGAACACGCGTGATAAATATGGAAGAACACCCTTAAAGACGctggaaatttataaaaaattaacagaagCTGTGAAAAACCGAATAGAAGAAATCAAATTTGGTTTACATGAAAATATTGtgtaa
- the LOC130440462 gene encoding cyclin-dependent kinase 2-like — MDKLDRFIKLAKAGEGTYGVVYKAKNKLTGKNVALKRIKLEKFYNKGDSEGVPPTAIREISLLKGLRHSSIVELLDVMQTTDKLYLVFEYLDLDLKRYLDKTKRPMESELVRSYMKQLIEALAYLHSHRILHRDLKPQNLLVDKEGHIKLADFGLSRSFSLPTRTYTHEVVTIWYRAPELLLGAKMYCPGIDIWSLGCIMAEMLNKKALFPGDSEIDQLYKIFKIMGTPVEETWDGVSLYPDYKPSFPIWKAVDLCDIIRFHNQEEEDFLLNMLVYNPSKRKTAKELLKLNYLKGTKLTAPEMGAFPSDDEQSD; from the exons atggATAAGTTAGATCGGTTCATTAAGTTAGCAAAAGCCGGAGAAGGTACATACGGAGTCGTTTACAAAGCCAAAAATAAACTAACGGGTAAAAATGTAGCACTTAAGCGgattaaattagaaaa attttataatAAAGGAGATTCTGAGGGGGTTCCGCCGACTGCTATAagagaaataagtttattaaaaGGTCTTAGACATTCGTCTATCGTTGAACTTTTAGATGTTATGCAAACAACcgataaattatatttagttttcgAATATTTAGATCTGGATTTAAAGAGGTATCTCGATAAAACAAAGAGACCTATGGAATCTGAGCTAGTTAGG agCTACATGAAACAATTAATCGAAGCTTTAGCTTACCTACACTCCCACAGGATCCTCCATAGGGATTTGAAACCCCAAAATTTGCTGGTGGATAAAGAAGGTCATATTAAATTAGCTGATTTCGGTTTATCGAGATCATTTTCACTTCCGACTCGAACGTATACCCACGAAGTGGTTACTATTTGGTACCGCGCTCCGGAATTACTACTTGGGGCTAAAATGTACTGTCCCGGAATAGATATATGGAGCTTGGGTTGTATAATGGCCGAAATG ttgaataaGAAAGCCCTTTTCCCGGGTGATTCCGAAATCGATCAACTGTacaagattttcaaaataatgggAACCCCAGTGGAGGAAACGTGGGATGGGGTGTCTTTATACCCGGATTACAAACCTAGTTTCCCCATTTGGAAAGCGGTTGATTTATGCGATATAATAAGATTCCATaatcaagaagaagaagattttcTATTG aATATGCTGGTTTACAATCCTTCTAAAAGGAAAACCGCCAAGGAGttgttgaaattgaattatttgaaaggtACTAAACTCACCGCACCCGAAATGGGCGCTTTTCCCTCTGATGACGAACAATCAGATtaa
- the LOC130448307 gene encoding replication protein A 32 kDa subunit — MWGDYRSFGNDSTAGGFLNTTTNQDETISENKPVRRSQNVVPLVIQQIKNCHEDDFKLFGTPVQIVKLVGILKNFEVQSTKATYTIEDHTGSIKAVLWLESDGDTPTNLPNVKEESYVQLFGSLRHQNGEKTVMILRMFPISDCNIITSHLLETIYTRLSAEADSKRVLSDINVNNPGAALANSMSFVDYEMGGGGNSGLSPMQEKVFKILETDDTMNGMSRDTLYSKFPPNQHKQVNEALQFLSNEGHVYSTIDGDHFKVTTM; from the exons ATGTGGGGCGATTATAGAAGTTTTGGAAACGATTCAACTGCTGGTGGTTTTCTTAATACGACTACTAATCAAGATGAAACAATTTCCGAAAATAAG CCGGTTCGTAGATCTCAAAACGTCGTCCCACTTGTAatacaacaaattaaaaattgccATGAAGACGATTTTAAGCTGTTTGGAACTCCCGTTCAAAta gtaAAGTTAGTTGGAATTCTTAAGAATTTTGAAGTACAATCGACTAAAGCTACGTATACTATAGAAGATCATACTGGATCCATCAAAGCAGTACTATGGCTGGAAAGTGATGGCGATACTCCTACAAATTTACCAAATGTTAAGGAGGAAAGTTACGTTCAATTGTTTGGTTCTCTAAGACACCAGAATGGCGAAAAAACAGTTATGATATTGAGGATGTTCCCTATAAGCGACTGTAATATAATCACTTCACATCTATTGGAAACTATTTACACAAGATTATCAGCCGAAGCCGATAGTAAGAGAGTT CTTAGCGACATTAATGTGAATAATCCAGGTGCGGCTTTAGCTAATTCTATGAGTTTCGTTGATTATGAAATGGGCGGTGGAGGCAATTCTGGACTGAGCCCAATGCAAGagaaagtatttaaaatattggaaactGATGATACAATGAACGGTATGAGTCGGGATACTTTGTATTCTAAATTTCCCCCCAACCAACACAAACAAGTCAA tgAAGCATTGCAGTTTTTGAGTAATGAAGGTCATGTATATTCAACCATAGACGGAGATCATTTTAAAGTAACCACTATGTAA
- the LOC130450234 gene encoding DNA replication licensing factor Mcm2 yields MSDVPEESPLPTPRSNVSSPAPNMAPFEDEGELIGDIDPDVEEEDGEELFGDNMENDYRPMPHLDRYDERILDEEDYDQMSVGERLAAEEELRRRDRELGIIRRDDRELFYDEGDDEDDPRQRRRKEAEKAAAGEEADTEMIESIENLEDTKGYSIKDWVVMIGPKTEIANRFKNFLRTYTNSKGQYVYKEKIRRMCENNQSSFNVDFPSLAHREHVLAYFLPEAPFQMLETFDDVAKDIVLSMYPSYDRVTNEIHVRISDLPLIEELRTFRKLHVNQLVRTLGVVTATTGVLPQLSVVKFDCAKCGFILGPFTQTQETEVQPNACPQCQSHGPFMINMEQTLYRNYQKVTLQESPGRIPAGRVPRSKDCILLADLCDRCKPGDEVDITGIYTNSYDGSLNTDNGFPVFSTVIFANHLLVKDCKQIVQSLTDDDINSIIKMSKDHRIAERIVSSIAPSIYGHDYIKRALALALFGGEPKNPGQKHKVRGDINVLICGDPGTAKSQFLKFVEKIAPRAVFTTGQGASAVGLTAYVRRNASTKEWTLEAGALVLADQGVCLIDEFDKMNDQDRTSIHEAMEQQSISVSKAGIVTSLQARCSVIAAANPIGGRYDASMTFAQNVNLSDPILSRFDILCVVRDEVDPIQDQHLAKFVVGSHIRHHPSKKDQDKVYEEPENEMQIPQEMLKKYIVYARENIHPKLQNIDQDKIANIYCQLRQESLATGSLPITVRHIESIIRMSEAHAKMHLRDYVHEDDVNMAVRMMLESFVETQKYSVMKSMRQTFQRYLLFKKDHSELLFYILRQLTQDQLTFQRNTTDMEALTIEIDEKDLIDKAKQIDIHDLKPFYQSQIFESNNFIYDAKRKVIIHTVPESIGTED; encoded by the exons atgtCGGATGTA cCGGAAGAATCTCCTCTACCAACTCCTCGTTCGAATGTATCTTCTCCTGCGCCAAACATGGCCCCATTTGAAGACGAAGGGGAATTAATTGGAGACATCGATCCAGATGTTGAAGAGGAAGATGGAGAGGAGTTATTTGGTGATAACATGGAAAA CGATTACCGCCCTATGCCTCATTTAGATCGATACGATGAGCGTATATTAGATGAAGAAGACTACGATCAAATGTCAGTAGGAGAACGTCTTGCTGCAGAAGAAGAATTAAGAAGAAGGGACAG AGAATTGGGAATAATAAGAAGGGACGATAGAGAACTTTTTTATGATGAAGGAGATGATGAAGATGACCCGCGGCAAAGGAGGCGCAAGGAAGCGGAAAAAGCAGCAGCCGGGGAGGAAGCCGATACGGAAATGATTGaatctattgaaaatttggagGATACCAAGGGGTATTCGATCAAAGATTGGGTTGTTATGATTGGTCCCAAAACTGAAATTgcaaatagatttaaaaatttcctaAGGACTTATACGAATAGTAAAGGGCAGTATGtttataaagagaaaataagGAGAATGTGTGAAAATAATCag tcaAGTTTCAACGTGGATTTCCCAAGTCTGGCACACAGAGAACACGTTCTGGCATATTTTTTACCGGAGGCACCATTCCAAATGCTGGAAACTTTCGATGACGTCGCAAAAGACATCGTACTTTCTATGTACCCCAGTTACGACAGAGTGACGAATGAAATTCACGTGAGAATCTCGGATTTACCACTCATCGAAGAACTTCGTACCTTCAG GAAACTCCACGTGAATCAACTGGTAAGGACGTTAGGGGTGGTAACGGCTACCACAGGAGTACTACCCCAACTGTCAGTAGTTAAATTCGATTGCGCGAAATGCGGGTTCATCTTGGGCCCTTTCACTCAAACTCAGGAAACAGAAGTTCAACCGAACGCCTGTCCACAATGTCAAAGTCACGGTCCTTTCATG ATCAACATGGAACAAACTTTGTACCGCAACTATCAAAAAGTGACGCTCCAAGAATCGCCGGGACGTATACCGGCCGGGAGAGTCCCCAGGTCTAAGGACTGCATCCTCCTCGCCGATCTTTGCGATCGCTGCAAACCCGGAGATGAAGTCGATATCACTGGGATCTACACCAACAGCTACGATGGTTCCCTTAATACAGATAACGGTTTTCCGGTGTTTTCGACGGTGATTTTCGCGAATCATTTGTTGGTGAAAGATTGCAAGCAGATCGTGCAGTCGTTAACCGATGATGAcattaattcaattatcaaGATGAGTAAGGATCACAGGATAGCGGAAAGGATTGTATCTTCCATAGCACCGTCGATATATGGACATGATTATATCAAGAGGGCTCTGGCGTTGGCTTTATTCGGAGGAGAACCTAAAAACCCAg GTCAGAAGCACAAAGTTCGCGGAGACATAAACGTACTTATTTGCGGAGATCCGGGTACCGCAAAATCCCAATTCTTAAAATTCGTCGAAAAAATCGCTCCAAGGGCGGTATTCACAACGGGCCAGGGCGCCAGTGCCGTAGGTCTAACAGCTTACGTCCGAAGAAACGCCTCCACTAAAGAATGGACCTTAGAAGCCGGCGCTTTAGTTCTAGCCGATCAGGGCGTTTGCTTAATCGACGAATTTGATAAA ATGAACGATCAAGATCGTACCTCGATCCACGAAGCTATGGAACAACAATCTATATCTGTCTCGAAAGCGGGTATAGTGACCAGTCTTCAAGCTAGATGTTCCGTTATAGCTGCCGCCAATCCCATCGGCGGTCGTTACGATGCCAGTATGACTTTTGCCCAAAACGTGAATCTTTCAGATCCAATTCTCTCCCGTTTCGATATACTGTGCGTTGTTAGAGACGAAGTGGATCCCATACAAGATCAACATTTAGCCAA GTTCGTCGTCGGTTCCCATATACGTCACCACCCTTCCAAAAAAGACCAAGATAAAGTGTACGAAGAACCAGAAAACGAAATGCAAATACCACAGGAGATGTTGAAGAAATACATAGTTTACGCAAGGGAAAACATACACCCCAAATTACAAAACATCGATCAAGACAAAATCGCTAACATTTACTGTCAACTCAGACAAGAATCATtg gcCACCGGTTCGTTGCCTATAACGGTCCGCCACATCGAAAGTATCATAAGAATGAGCGAGGCTCACGCCAAAATGCACCTCAGAGACTATGTACACGAGGACGACGTCAACATGGCCGTGAGAATGATGCTGGAAAGTTTCGTGGAAACTCAGAAGTACAGTGTCATGAAATCGATGCGACAG ACGTTCCAGAGGTACTTACTGTTCAAGAAAGATCACAGCGAGTtgctgttttatattttgagacAGCTCACTCAAGATCAGTTGACTTTCCAGAGGAATACCACCGATATGGAAGCTCTAACCATAGAAATCGACGAAAAGGATCTCATTGATAAG gCAAAACAAATTGATATACACGATCTGAAACCGTTTTATCAAAGTCAAATATTCGAATCGAATAATTTCATATACGACGCCAAACGTAAAGTTATCATACACACTGTACCTGAATCAATAGGAACAgaagattaa